One part of the Lotus japonicus ecotype B-129 chromosome 2, LjGifu_v1.2 genome encodes these proteins:
- the LOC130740044 gene encoding ribose-phosphate pyrophosphokinase 4-like has translation MAAPPPPPSSSLPSTKSLKLRLFHSPLSLPSNNNSAFCSNSRHLTLRCEIKSFDSHRNWTIERVSDMSNKDSIHNTNNNNNSSSSSSSSSSSLLSASAASSASGLQTKNAKKVVLFYCPETKALADKIAADSDAIELRSISWGKFPDGFPNIFIPNAQGIRGQHVAFLASFSSPAVIFEQIPVIYALPKLFVASFTLVLPFFPTGTSERMEDEGDIATAFTLARLLSNIPISRGGPTSLVTFDIHALQERFYFGDNILPCFESGIPLLKRRLQDLPDSNNISIAFPDDGAWKRFHKQLQHFPTVVCAKVREGDQRIVRIKEGDPKGRHIVIVDDLVQSGGTLIECQKVLAAHGAAKISAYVTHGIFPNKSWERFGHDDGGHPETAFTYFWITDSCPLTVKEVLNRPPFEVLSLASSISASLQI, from the exons ATGGCGGCCCCGCCACCCCCTCCGTCTTCATCGCTTCCTTCAACCAAATCCCTCAAACTGCGACTCTTTCACTCTCCACTTTCTCTTCCCTCGAACAACAACAGCGCTTTCTGCTCCAATTCGAGACACTTGACTCTGCGGTGTGAGATCAAAAGCTTCGACAGCCACCGTAACTGGACAATTGAGCGCGTCTCCGACATGAGCAACAAAGACTCCATTcacaacaccaacaacaacaacaactcttcttcttcttcttcttcttcttcttcttcattgctCTCCGCCTCTGCTGCTAGCTCCGCTTCAGGGCTTCAAACCAAGAATGCCAAGAAGGTTGTGCTGTTTTACTGTCCTGAAACCAAAGCTCTTGCTGATAAAATCGCTGCTGATTCTGATGCCATTGAACTTCGCTCCATCTCTTGGGG CAAGTTTCCTGATGGCTTCCCAAACATCTTCATTCCGAATGCTCAAGGCATTCGTGGGCAGCATGTAGCTTTCCTGGCCTCTTTCAGCTCACCTGCAGTAATCTTTGAGCAGATTCCTGTCATTTACGCGTTGCCAAAGTTGTTTGTTGCATCGTTTACCCTTGTTCTTCCGTTTTTCCCAACTGGCACTTCGGAACGTATGGAGGATGAAGGAGACATTGCCACTGCTTTCACTTTGGCCAGGCTTTTGTCAAACATACCGATTTCTAGGGGAGGGCCTACAAGTTTGGTGACATTTGATATTCATGCCTTGCAG GAGAGATTTTACTTTGGTGATAACATTTTACCATGCTTTGAGAGTGGCATACCATTGCTTAAAAGAAGGCTTCAGGATCTCCCTGATTCTAACAAC ATATCAATTGCCTTTCCTGATGATGGTGCTTGGAAACGGTTTCATAAGCAACTGCAGCATTTTCCAACG GTAGTTTGTGCAAAAGTTCGGGAAGGTGATCAACGGATAGTCCGTATTAAGGAGGGAGATCCTAAGGGCCGGCATATTGTCATTGTTGATGATTTGGTTCAATCAGGTGGAACCCTGATAGAATGCCAG AAAGTTTTGGCGGCTCATGGAGCAGCAAAGATTAGTGCTTATGTGACTCATGGCATATTTCCAAATAAATCATGGGAACGCTTTGGACATGATGATGGGG GGCATCCAGAGACTGCATTCACTTACTTCTGGATCACAGATTCATGCCCATTGACAGTGAAGGAGGTGTTGAATAGGCCACCATTTGAAGTTCTCAGCCTTGCAAGCTCTATATCAGCCAGTCTCCAAATCTGA
- the LOC130740045 gene encoding peroxidase 57-like — translation MKMARIILTTLFLSNLLLVPSIAFPFREGGEGGLLGLQNGNFLGFPFPFRPIQDQDPPKNEQQEKPEEVQKPQEFQDQPNTINPNLREGFYSDSCPNAEKIIADAFAEIVRTNPKAMANILRLQFHDCFVVGCDASILLDSTPNGDNVEKSSFFNGILLKGPDLVDDIKSKLEEECPGIVSCADTMVFLSFEAMALAGMPRQKPLGGRRDSLYSLATVVDDNNLPMPNWSADKMVELFQRKGFSPEEMVILLGAHSIGAAHCDIFMDRVYNFKNTNKPDPALRPPFLNELRQICSNPGTPRYRNEPVNFDNTPTVMDNLFYRDLVDKGKSLLLTDAHLVTDPRTAPTVGQMADDQALFHKRFAEVMTKLTSLNVLTGNDGEVRKICRATN, via the exons ATGAAAATGGCAAGGATCATCCTTACCACCCTTTTCCTCTCCAACCTGCTCCTCGTTCCTTCAATAGCTTTTCCATTTCGGGAAGGAGGCGAGGGGGGCTTATTAGGACTTCAAAACGGGAATTTTCTAGGATTTCCATTCCCATTTCGACCAATTCAAGATCAGGACCCACCAAAGAATGAACAGCAGGAGAAGCCAGAGGAAGTTCAAAAGCCACAGGAATTTCAAGACCAGCCCAATACTATCAATCCCAATCTCAGGGAAGGATTCTACAGCGACAGCTGCCCCAATGCTGAGAAAATCATCGCTGACGCATTCGCCGAGATTGTCAGGACCAATCCAAAGGCAATGGCCAACATTCTTCGTCTTCAATTCCACGACTGCTTCGTTGTG GGGTGTGATGCATCGATCTTGCTAGACTCCACACCAAATGGTGACAATGTGGAAAAGAGTTCATTTTTTAACGGTATACTCCTGAAAGGTCCTGATCTGGTTGATGATATCAAGAGCAAATTAGAGGAAGAATGCCCTGGAATCGTGTCCTGCGCTGACACGATGGTGTTCCTGAGCTTCGAGGCGATGGCACTGGCGGGAATGCCCCGCCAGAAACCGCTCGGTGGTCGCAGGGACTCGCTCTACTCCCTCGCGACCGTAGTGGATGACAACAACCTACCAATGCCGAACTGGTCAGCAGATAAGATGGTAGAGCTCTTCCAGAGGAAAGGGTTCAGCCCAGAGGAAATGGTGATCTTGTTGGGAGCACATTCCATTGGTGCAGCTCACTGTGATATTTTCATGGACAGGGTGTATAACTTCAAGAACACTAACAAACCAGACCCTGCTCTGCGACCACCCTTCCTTAATGAACTCAGGCAGATTTGTTCCAACCCCGGGACACCGCGGTACAGGAACGAGCCGGTGAACTTTGACAACACGCCGACGGTGATGGACAACCTCTTCTACAGGGACTTGGTTGACAAGGGGAAATCATTGCTCCTAACTGATGCGCATTTGGTGACTGATCCAAGGACTGCACCTACTGTGGGGCAAATGGCTGATGATCAGGCATTGTTCCACAAGAGATTTGCTGAGGTGATGACTAAGTTGACTTCCTTGAACGTGTTGacagggaatgatggagaggtgaGGAAGATTTGCAGGGCAACCAATTAA